The Dama dama isolate Ldn47 chromosome 11, ASM3311817v1, whole genome shotgun sequence genome segment TCAGTGGCAGAGATCAGCTAGATCTCTGGTCAATGCTCCTGCTGATCAAGGACAGGAAGAAAGGCAAACCCTGGGGTCAGTGGGACTCTCCCCCCACTCTTCGTGCCCCGGACCCAGCCCAAGAAAGTCAGCCTGGGACAGCGGGTTCTGAGGACTTACTTCTCACTCTGGACCTTGTTGTACGGAGTGCCATCCACCCAGTGCCAGTCCCCCTCGCTCCCTGCCTTGGTCAGGCCGATCCAGTAGGGAAGTCCGCCTGCCGTCCTGTAGAGAAACTCCTGCAGGAAGACAGTAGGCACAGACAAGGCGTCAGAGCATCTGTCTCTCTGGGCATCTTCACCCTCGGCCACAGCCCCTGCACCCTCAGACACAGGGTTGGGACTCCATCCTGACTCTGACTCTGACCCGCTCTGCTGGCCCACTTAAGATGAAAGGATCTTGTTTAATATTCTGTCTCACCAGGTAGAAGATTTCTTGGGCTAGATGGTGTCATTAAGGCTATTcacaaatatttctatttttctgggcACATGGAAAGGCTGCACTATCCTGCCCTCTTTGAAGCTACAAATACTGCATCGTGTgtttggccaatgaaatgtgtTGTTTCCAGGCTTTAAGGGCCAACGTGTATCATGTTCCCTTTTCTCACCTCAGCAATTGTGGAAACGTGTGTTGATACGAAATCTCCTCTGGCCTAATCCCTTAAGTAGCCACAAGGAGCAAAACCCCTTGCTGGCCCTTGGTGGACACGGAGTGTGTAAGTGAGAAGTGATTGTGAAGAATTACTGATATTTGGGAATATTTGTCAATGAAGCATCATATTGCCCATCCTGTCTGATACAGCTATCAATATACCCCCTTCCTAGTGCCCACGGGACAGCACTCACCTGTTCACTCTCTGAGGTCACCGAGGTCAGGTGGGAGTTCCTGGATATACAGATCTGCTGGGCACTGTACCAGGTCTTCGAGATTTGAGAAAAGTAATAGAAGTGCCCCCTGAAGTACTTCCAGCCTTGAGAAACCACCTGGAGAATGTCATCTGGGAACAAGGGTGAAATGTGAACTCTGGTGTTCCTGCTTTCTCTGGTGCTGGGTGGGTGGGAGTATCTGAGCAGGATCCCAGACATACAGTGAATGGGGCTGGGCTCTGGGGTCCGTTGGTCCTTGTGTAGGAGCATGGGGACAGTCCCTCAGATCCTGAAAGTCTGAGATTGGTAGAGTCtctgggctcagagaggggagagTGAGAGAGGATGGATCAAGAACCTGTCTCTCCATTGACCATCACAAGTGGCTGAGCCCCTGAGCCCTAGGCAGGAGCTGCTGGAAAATGGTGAGGTTTGGACCCAGACAGAGAGACTCCCTATGTCTTCATATTCTGTGGCTTGGTGTGGGAGCCCCGGCTGGTCCCTGGTCCCTTCTCTCCTGAAcagcccccaagccctccccaaCTCCAGTGCTGAGCCCCTCTCTTCTAAACTTTCCAGCCATGCCCATGCTTTCCTCCACACACACCAGCCCAATGGCATCATGCCTGAGATTAATAAGGTCCCACGGGCTACTGGCCAACTTGCAATGCTCTTTTCTGGGTCACTTACTTTGCTGTTGAAGCAATTTGCTGATACTCTCCAAACCGCTCTGGAGTTCCCGGACCTTTGCATTTAAAGCACTGGCTTTATCCAAATCTTGTTTTAGCTCTGGGATTTGGGCATTTAACTCATCGACTGCTTTCCAACTACTTGCTAGCACCTGCAGCTGTGCACTGGCTTCCTTCAAGCCTGTTTCCAACCTCCGGATCTGAGAACTTATGCGATCCAAGCTGGCATTCACCACCTGGACCTGAATGCCCACTGCCACCAGGCCACCTCTGTTCCTCTTGATCTCAGAACTCAGGGAGCTGATGTTGTCCACACGAGCTTTCAGCAACTGGGCATTGGTCTTGACATCTGATATTGTGCCCATGAACCAGGGATCTGAATTTGAGGAAGTCAAGAGGTCAGCTGCAGGGACCCTcagggactggagtggggtgttcCCAGGGTAATgaaaggaaggggagggaaggtaTGGGCTCAAGCTTCCCAAGGACCCAGCCCAAGGAGCAGCTGCCTACCCTCTATTCAGTCACaatgtattcattcaacaaacatgggATGGACACCTTCCATGTGCCAGGGACTCTGGCAGATGCAGATCATGCAAAGATTGGTAAATCACGGGATCTCTGTTTGAGGCTCTCATAGGTAAGGAGAAGAGAGGATTAGAATCCAGTCCTATATTTACTTTGCATGTTCAAGGCACATTTGGTAATGAGATGCCTCCAGTCACCCCCTTGTCATCCTTCTCATGTCACGCTGGGCCCCATCACTTGACTCCCAGCCCTCTCTTTCCAGAGACCCCCACAGAGCCCAACAGCTAGGGAAGCACCGTCCCCCCCATGACTGTCCATAGGTCCCTCACGGCCATCAGAGGGGCCAGCCATGAAGACTTCTTGTCTGGAGGtgatttcttctccagaggaaaaCGAGAAGGGAGAATTATGAAACCACTTCTCCTCTTCCCTTGTCCTACCCACTGTTACTGTCTGCTCAGGCTACAGGCTCAGGCCACAGAAGAAACCAAAGTATACCAGTGGACTAAAAGCAGGGGAGATTCTACTCAGAGCCTCTAAGTCCAAGTCCAAGTGTGTCCTGGGGCCTTGAAGGGAGAAGACAGATGTTCCCTCTGTCTGCTATCTGGAGACCTAATGAGAGGAAGAAGCTTCTACCAGTAGCAGAGGCCAAGCAGGCTTGGCAAagcaggaagaagaagaaagataagTCACACATCCAGTGAAGAAGTAGGGCATCTCCCTTGACATGATCTTTGTGGGagcaggagagtgaaaagagcaagaaagggtcctgtggggtggggggaggtgttcCCCAACCCTAACCTGGCCTAGTCAGTTGGGGATGAAGGTACAGTTGGGACCCCGCCCCTCATGGGGTCAGCAATCATTATACTCACTGTTGGGGATTCACCACAAGGCTCTGAATCAAAGGGACACAGAGCtcggagaggaaggagaaaagtgaCCCAGGATGAAGATGGGATGAACCTTTCCTGGGAACGAAAGAGCATACCTTTGAGCACAGGCATGCTGATCCCAGTGAGGAAAATCTCCCCGGAATTGGAAAGGAAGGAGAAGCAGCTGGTCTTACTGCCAACTCTCTGACTGCACATGGAAAGAGGAGGAAACAAGACACATGAAAAAGCCAGAGGCGGGAGAGCCCATCAGAGAGGGGAAGGACCCCTGGCCTTGGGGGAAGACCGAGCCAGGTCAAAGCTGGGGACTTACAGAGAATGGCCTGCAGCAGGACAGAGGTGACCATGACCAGCGTCAGGAAGACGACCACAGTGCGGACCGTGAGGAGTCTCCCCAGAACCTGGGACGGACATGTCTTGGGAGGAGGGTCTGCAGGAAGCAGAGGAGAGCGTTTGGTGAAGGAGCAGCCAGCTGCAAGTTTgcccacagagccctgagcaggcTCTGAGCAGAGGCTGATGCTTGCCTTGAGGCCAAAGGGAGACGTTCTGTTTGTCCACTGTGAAGTGCGCGTCAAGGACCTCGCTGTCAGCAGTCTTCATCCTGCACGCTCACCCTGGTGGGACAGGTGCTCCCAGCCAGCTGTCTCCCCAAAGACCTTTTATCCAGACAAAAAGGGAAGTGACCCCCAGAGTTCGTTATGTCATCCCAAAGTTCCCCATTCCTGGCTTAGGTACCTTGCCTCTCCTAGGCTACAGACCAGTCCGCTCCTCAGAAGTCTGACTTCGCAAGAAGAGGCCATCATTTTCTCTGGGTATCTGTTACATGGACATTTTAACCATCTTGTCCTCAGACTAAGCTTTCTCTCTTATAAGATGGCCCTCATCCATCATCCAGCCAGCCATCCTTTCACCTCACAAATACATGTTGAGTGCCTTCGATGTACCAGGCACTGGACCAGGACTGAGCCACAAAACTGAATAATCATGGCCCTTACACTCAAACAGTTCACCCATCTTCATCCTGtgtcctttttctccttcctctctgagTTCTGTTTCCCTTCGATTCTGTCTagtagaaaagaaagtgaaagtgtcagttgctcagtcatgtccgaccctttgggaccccacgaactgtaggccaccaggctcctctgtccatggaattctccaggcaagaacactgaagagggttgccattcccttctccacggatcttcctgatgcagagatcaaaccccggtctcatgcactgcaggcagattcgttactgtctctgccaccagagaagccagaaaAGAAAGACCTGAGCAAATAAATGACAatacttcccctgtggctcagtggtaaagaatctgcctgcaatgcaagagacaccagagatgcgggttgatcactgggtcagggagatccccaggaggaaggcatggcaacccactccagtattcttgcctggagaatcccatgaacagaggagcctggcaggctatgctccatagggtcacaaagagtcgtacacaactgaacatgctcacacacacagggTGATAAACTTACTGATAGAAGAATATGCACAAATCGAAGGAAGTACAGAGACTGGAGCAATGGTAAAACGTTCCAAGTAGAGAGACTAGCATATTCAGAAGTATGGTGTGCCTGGGGAGTTGTAAGTGGTTTGGCACTGTTAGAGTGTAAAGTATATGACTAGAGTGGGGAGGGCATGAGCTAAGGGGGCACTTGGGGTCAGATCATAAGGACCCTTTTGGGTCATGTTAAGGAGCTTTAACTCTGGCTTATGGGTGATGTGGAGCCAGTGAAAGACTTTAGGCAGTAGAGAGACAAGGACAGGAACATTGAAGAAAGATCACTCTGACTACGGTAAGAAGCAGAGATCAGGGTGTGGGGGGGtctggaagcagggagaccagtaaggagaccactgcaataaaatgTTCAACTTTCTGTTGTTAAGGCATCTTAGTTGATCTGTGccatgtcacttcagtcatgtccgactctgtgcgaccctatggactgtagcctgccaggctcctttgtccatgggattctccaggcaagaatactggagtgggttgctaagtcctcctccaggggatcttcttgatctagggattgaaccagcctctcttaagtctcctgcattggcggacgggttctttaccactagcgccacctgggaagccagtatcCCTTTGTAAAATGGGACTTGAGATTCAAAAGTACATGGAAGAGTGGGgttctcctctctgcttcctgcaCTCGTGAGGGTCTCAGACAAAGTGGGAAGGATCAGCAACATCAGACCAGGAGCTGTTCTTTCATTCATGAGAGATGCCCAGGACAGAGAGCGGATGATTCGGTGCCCCTCTCTGAGGGACTGTTTTCTTCTGGGAAGCCTCTCATACTTTGAAGAGGTCTGGCAAATCTGAGAAACCTGGTACAAAACATATTCTAAACAAATATTCCCTGGAAGAtagaaaagagaggagagaagagatgaagagaaagaaaaaaggaaggaagttcagataattggatggatggatggttgaatGGATGGACAGAAAGTGGATGTACGAaaggatgggtagatggatggatgggtgggtggaagaCGGATGGatgcatgaaagagaaatgaatggAATAGGTGATGGCTAATCATGACTCAACTCTGAAATTCCAGACTGTGGACTGGAATCTCTCTCTTGGAAGCCACTGCATTTTTCTACAGCCTCCAACTGTAAAAGCATGAGTCAAGAGTGATTTTAAATCTTATCCAAATATGCCTACAACTCTGGCCACAGGACTAGGAAGCTGACCTGGCCTCACTGACTCTGAGCCGGTGGAGTTGGAGAACAGGTTGGTGTCAGGGACCAAGGTTGGAAGTTAAATGATCAGGACCAAGGAAATAACTCTACTTGCAGGGGCTTCTGATGCCTTTGATATTTGAGAGGATCCCACCTCCCTGTCTGACCAGTTCATTGCACTTATAGGCCCCTTGCAGCTCCCTCTGCAGGCTGAGAAGGCCTCAAACGGGAGCTGTTTCTGACCAGTTGAGGGAAACCAAAGAGGACTCCACACCATACTTTCCAAGTGCTGGGAAGGAAGCTGAGTCACAGAATTGTGCCCCTATCGTTCTGTTTCACTTCCTCCCTCTCCAAATAGCATCCAGGCCTGCCCCACTGTCTGCTCTAAGCTTTGACATTAGCTAACTCCCTGCCAGCCTCTGAACATTGATAACCATGCCCACTCTCTTAAAGTTGCTCATCTAGTTGAAGAGCCTTGGTTCTACCAGGGCTTAGCAGGAGTGAGAATGTTCTGTTTCTGGGCTCTCCTGCTTGTTCCCCAGTCTAATCCCAGAGTTCCCTCAGCCTTTCTGCTCCTGGTTCCTGGCCCCACATCCTCAGCCCAGGGCCTGGAGACGGAGAGGAATCCAGGTTACTCAAGACCCTGGTAGAAAGTGCCCTTGGGGTCCTGGTCTCCTTCCGAGGCACTTGAGAGAGAGCAGCTACCACAGAACACTAGGGAATGTCTGACCATTTCCCTTTCTGTTGAGAAGTTGATTTCCCTCAAACCTCTGCTGGTACATAGCATGAGCTATTGATGGAACGCCCATGTGCCCTCCCAGTGGCCCCAGGAAAGGGTCTGGAAGCCTCGCCAAGATGGGACAGGACTCCGTAGAGAAGAAGGGGCTGGGATTGGGGGCATCTACTCAGAGTGGTGGAAATGGAAGCCGCAGGTAGATGTTCTGCTGATCGCTAGACAAAAGGCTGATCCAGCATGAGGAAGCTGGGCAAGAAGCAACCACAATTTTGTGGGCCCTCTGGGGTTTCAGAGACAATTTCTGTAAAAGCCTCAGCCATAAGgagtttcatttctcattttgcaGGAAAGTTGTGGATCACGAGCTACCTTCCTCTAATCATGCTTATCCGCAGGTATTTCCTAAGGTCTCCCTGGGTGCCCTAAGTCTCTCCTGGCCTAACAGCCcagaggagaaaagaggaagagaaaagaccAAGCAGAAGGCAAGTGCCCCAGCCTCACTTTCCAGCCAGGAAAGTAGGCTGTTCTCCTGGACACTCAGGAGATCCCTGCTCTTCCAAACAGAGGAGGAGTTTTGGGTCAGGTCCAGAGCGACCAAAAATCACTACAGTGATGAGAGACAGGAagtcggtgctcaactttctgtTTCCCCACTGCCATGCTCCCAGGGTTCTAAGACCTTCTCTGGATAAAAATGGAAGAAGGAAACAGTCTGATCGCTTTCCCCTTCTCTGGCTGGGACTCTCCTCATGCATGAAGGTGGACTGTGGGCATAATCAATGGGAGTAGAAAAGAGATTCGGGCCGTTTGACATGTCCCAGCAATGCTGATAGTCATCTCCAAGGCATGGTGATCCAAGTCCTTCCATCCAAGGCACAGAGGAAACTAGAGTGGACATCAAACCAGGGAGAGGGGATGGGGGAATAGaggaggggtggaggagaggggagaatgAAGTGAGAAAGCAGATGGTTACAACAGCTGAGCAGACTGCTCCACGGGCTTCACAGGGGACTCCTGTGTGTAATGTGATGAGGGATCTGACCAGCTGATCCCAGATGCCAAAAGATGTCATGCCATCCTCTGGACATGTGCCCTGGGAACAGGGGATGGGACAGAGAaaccaagaagaaagaaatggaaggggGGCCCTTCATGCATCCTGTCCCCTAGAATGCCTGCTCTGCACCAGCTGCAAGGAGAAAGCCAGCCATGGACCCGTCCCTCAGAAGCAGTGCTTCTCTTGGGAAAACATAGCGTCTATCATCACAGGGAGAAGGGAAGAGTCTCTCAAGACTGAAAATGGCTGCAGACACTGCACAGGGCCTCCCCAGCTcccccctgatgctgggaatgagcTCCTCTTTTTTAGAACATTGGATGAGGGCACTGTTTCTCTGGCACAGTGACCATGGCTAGACCTCAGTAAGCAGACAGTTCCATCTGGCCCGATCATAATAGTGTGGTATGGGTATGGGTGAGCGGCCTGGCTGCTGGGAAGGATgactgtgttccaggcagaggaggctgctctcaactACCCAGGTCAAAGAGCCCTTGCCTGTGACTTTAGTGAGAAGGACAAATTCAAAGCTATAAACGGCCTCTGGGGAAAAGTATGCaaatcttatttttgtatcttttcttttttaatggtacTCATTATAGAAAATAAACCAGGTgagcaaaaaggggaaaaaaaaaattatctaccatacaggaaaaaaaccataggtatacacacaGCTCATTCTTCACATCTACATGTATATGTAGATTCATTTACATCTGTACCCACGTTATTGTTGCTGTTCTTtcgtcattaagtcgtgtccgactctgcgaccccacggactgtagcccgccaggctcctccgtccatggaattctccaggcaagaagactggagtgggttgccctttcctcctccaggggatcttcctgacccagggatcgaacccaagtctcttatgtctctagcattggcaggcgggttctttaccactagcaccacctaagaAACCCTAATCTATATCCATAGTGATATCCAACTATAacttgcatatatttatataatatttatatatatatatttatatagtatagtatatatagACAGCTCCTATGTCTTCTCCCCAGCGTTCTTCCCATCTCCATTTCTGATACGTAGAGTTAGTTCCCCCTCCTTTGGGAATCTATGCCTCCTTCTTAACCCCTACAATGCTTGGCTCAGAGCCAGCATCCATTGGCAGGTTGAGTTTTTATTACAATTCATTACTCTGACATTGagtcttctgtctcctgcttccATTTCTAAGACCTCTTACATTGGGCCcactcagataatccaggatagtcTCCCTGTCTTAAAGTcagcttattttttattatatttatttgggGGGGTGAGGGCATGcagcatggcttgcaggatcttagttccccagccagagactgaacccacaccctaGGCAGTGAAAACGCCAGGTCCTAATCAccagacctccagggaattcccaaagccAGCTCATTAGCAGCCATAGCTTCACTTTACCATGTAACTTAATATACTTCCCGTTTCTGAGATTGGGATGTGGACATTTTTGTGGCCATTACTGTACTTACCAAGCTTCCTCCCTCTATTAAGTTAGTGTGGCCTTAATAGAACCATTCAGAAAGTTTGGTATTTATCCCTGAAGTTTGAGAGATAGAGTCTGATACTTGACATGTGGATGAAAGGTCTAAGGCTTTCAGTGGGTGAtaataaataggtaaataaactgtggtacttctaaacaatgaaatattattcagcactaaaaagaaatgagctatcatgTTACTGGAAGGAAAACgatacatagatcaatgaaacagaaatgagagcccagaaataaactacACATATATGGACAATTAATTTATACAGAGAATCAAAGAACATATAAGAGAAAGaatgtgtgcttagtctctcagttgtatccagctctttgagaccccatggactgtaggggattctccagacaagaatactggagtaggttgccatgccctcctccagggaatcttcccgacccagggatggaacccaggtctcccacattacaggcggattctttaccatctaagccaccagggaaacccaagaacactgaagtgggtagtctatACCAGgcgatagtctcttcaataaatgatattgagaaaactggacagcctcatacaaaagaaaaagaaagaaagaaactagaccACTATTTCACACTATAGGTAAAAATCAACTGAAACTGGATTAAAAGACTTAACTGTAAGCCATAaagttcctagaagaaaacataagcagtacACACTTTGACTTCAGTCGTAGCAATATCTTTCCAGAAATGTTTCCTCaaacaagggaaacaaaagcaaaaataaacaagtggaactacatcaaactaaaaaactgctgcacagcaaaggaaatcatcaacaaaatgaaaagataggtAACCAAATGGGAGGAGATATTTGTAcatgatatatctgataaggcattaatatccaaaatatataaagaatttatacaacccaaaaacaataacaaaaatcaacttggttaaaaaaaatgggtagagttgctgaacagacattttcccaaataagacatacagatggacaacaggcacatgaaaagatgttcagcatcactatttgtcagggaaatgcaaatcaaaactacagtgaggtatcacttcatacctgttaaaatcaatcaatcaatcaatcaattcagtcgctcagtcatgtccaactctttgcgaccccatgccaggcctccctgtccatcaccaactcccggagtccacccaaacccatgtccattgagtcggtgatgctgtctaaccatctcatcctctgtcatccccttctcctcctgccctcaatctttcccagcatcagggtcttttcaaatgagtcaggtcttcacatcaggtggccaaagtattggagtttcagcttcaacatcagtccttccagtggacacccaggactgatctcctttaggatggactggttggatctccttgaatggctattatcaaaaaaagcaagaaataacaagtgttggtgaggataaggagaaaagggaatgccaaTAGGCtattggcaggaatgtaaattagAGCAGTTATTACAGAAAACAATGTAGAGATTCCTCCAAAAACCAAGAATAGAATATCATGTGGCCCAGCTTTTCCACTACtgtgtatttatccaaagaattcaaaatcactaattcaaaaagatatatgaggacctccctggtggtctagtggttaagaatccatctgccaatgcaggggacacaggtttatccctggtccaggaagatcccacacgccccaaggcgactaagcctgtgtgccctaagtactgagcctgcacacctagagcgCATGCTGTAGAAAAGCCACCCCAAggagaagcctgcataccacaacaaagagtagcccccattctctgcaactagacagagcccacatgcagcaactaagacccagtacagccaaaaatgaataaataaaaataaaattataaaaagatatgcacacccctatgttcactgtagcatcatttacaatagccaaattATGGAAACAACTTAACTGCCATCAATGGATAAAGCAGCTTCATgtggtataaatatatacataatggcATACTACTCAGCCaaataaaagatgaaatcttgccatttccaACAACATAGAtgacactaagtgaaataagtgagacGGTGAAAGAGAAATGCAATATGATGTCACTCATATGTgggtgaaaaaaataaacaaaaacaaaaaataaatgaacagaccaaaccaaaggaaaacaagcaaacagacacagagaatagagtAGTGATTGCCAGAGAGGAAGGGCCAGGAGGGAGGATGAAATGGGTCAGGGGGGTCcactgtatggtgatggatggaaACTAAATTTTGAGTATTTTCCTTCccataaaaaatgtatattatttttaatagatccCTAGGATTATAACTATAATGATTTATGTAACCAGTTCCTTGTTAGTAAACAATCAGAATGCTTTCCATCGCTCAGCACTATGAACAGCCTTACAGAGAATCTCCTTCAGTAATGTCTCAGTACTGTATCCATAATTTTTCCTTGGGATAAATTCTTGCAAGCATAGTTGCTGGACCAAAACATATATCTTTTAACAAATAAGATTTATGATAAGTTTTGACAAATAATGCTCTAAAAAATTTGTATACAATATTAACAGAACAGTTCATTTCCCCTGGACCGTCATCAACAGTGGGAATGAGTAATTCCTTTTTAT includes the following:
- the CD207 gene encoding C-type lectin domain family 4 member K produces the protein MKTADSEVLDAHFTVDKQNVSLWPQDPPPKTCPSQVLGRLLTVRTVVVFLTLVMVTSVLLQAILYPWFMGTISDVKTNAQLLKARVDNISSLSSEIKRNRGGLVAVGIQVQVVNASLDRISSQIRRLETGLKEASAQLQVLASSWKAVDELNAQIPELKQDLDKASALNAKVRELQSGLESISKLLQQQNDILQVVSQGWKYFRGHFYYFSQISKTWYSAQQICISRNSHLTSVTSESEQEFLYRTAGGLPYWIGLTKAGSEGDWHWVDGTPYNKVQSEKFWIPGEPNNYGNNEHCVNLKTSALRSWNDASCDNTFLFICKRSYKPSDP